In Chiroxiphia lanceolata isolate bChiLan1 chromosome 9, bChiLan1.pri, whole genome shotgun sequence, one DNA window encodes the following:
- the FNBP1L gene encoding formin-binding protein 1-like isoform X3: MSWGTELWDQFDNLDKHTQWGIDFLEKYAKFVKERIEIEQNYAKQLRNLVKKYCPKRSPKDEEPRFTSCIAFFNILNELNDYAGQREVVAEEMGHRVYGELMRYSHDLKTERKMHLQEGRKAQQYLDMCWKQMDNSKKKFERECREAEKAQQSYERLDNDTNATKADVEKAKQQLNLRTHMADENKNEYAAQLQNFNGEQHKHYYIVIPQIYKQLQEMDERRTIKLSECYKGFADSERKVIPIISKCLEGMILAAKSVDEHRDSQLVIDCFKSGFEPPGDFPFEDYSQNIYRTISDGTISTPKQEGMRIDSKTTVGKAKGKLWLFGKKPKPQSPPLTPTSLYTSSTPNGSQYPIFSIEPVHYCMSDIKTGKPRIPSFRSLKRGWSVKMGPALEDFSHLPPEQRRKKLQQRIDELNRELQKETDQKDALIKMKDVYEKNPQMGDPSSLQPKLTETMSNMDRLRMEIHKNEAWLSEVEGKVAARSDRRHSSDINHLVTQGRESPEGSYTDDANQEVRSPPQQHTHPNEFDDEFEDDDPLPAIGHCKAIYPFDGHNEGTLAMKEGEILYIIEEDKGDGWTRARRHNGEEGYVPTSYIDVTLEKNSKGAVTYI, from the exons gatcAGTTCGATAACTTGGACAAGCATACACAGTGGGGCATTGACTTCTTGGAGAAATATGCAAAATTTGTGAAAGAAAGGATAGAAATCGAGCAAAACTATGCAAAACAACTGAG GAATCTCGTTAAGAAGTACTGTCCTAAACGTTCACCAAAAGATGAGGAACCCAG GTTTACTTCGTGTATTGCCTTTTTTAACATCCTGAATGAGTTGAATGACTATGCAGGACAACGAGAAGTAGTTGCAGAAGAAATGGGACACAGAGTGTATGGAGAATTGATGAGATATTCTCATGATctaaaaactgagagaaaaatg cATCTTCAGGAAGGGCGAAAGGCTCAGCAGTATCTGGACATGTGCTGGAAACAGATGGATAAT agcaaaaagaaatttgagaGAGAAtgcagagaggcagagaaggCACAGCAAAGCTATGAACGACTGGACAACGACACTAATGCGACAAAGGCTGATGTTGAGAAG GCCAAGCAGCAGTTAAACCTGCGCACACATATGgctgatgaaaacaaaaatgaatatGCTGCACAACTACAGAACTTTAATGGGGAACAGCACAAACACTACTACATTGTCATTCCTCAGATTTATAAG CAACTTCAAGAAATGGATGAAAGAAGGACTATCAAACTTAGTGAATGTTACAAAGGCTTTGCTGACTCTGAGCGCAAAGTTATTCCAATAATCTCTAAATGTTTAGAAGGGATGATCCTTGCAGCAAAGTCAGTCGATGAACACAGA GACTCACAACTAGTGATAGACTGCTTCAAATCTGGTTTTGAACCTCCTGGAGATTTTCCATTTGAAGACTACAGTCAGAATATTTACAGAACTATCTCTGATGGAACCATCAGTACACCAAAGCAGGAAGGAATGAGAATTGATTCAAAAACTACAGTTGGCAAGGCTAAAGGAAAGCTGTGGCTGTTTGGAAAGAAACCAAAG CCACAATCCCCACCCCTAACCCCTACTAGTTTATACACATCCAGTACTCCTAATGGGTCCCAGTATCCCATATTCTCCATTGAACCAGTGCATTATTGCATGAGTGACATAAAAACAGGGAAGCCCAGAATTCCTTCTTTCAGAAGCCTCAAAAGAGGG TGGTCGGTGAAGATG GGCCCTGCACTAGAAGACTTCAGCCATCTCCCTCCAGAACAAAGACGCAAGAAACTGCAACAGAGGATTGATGAACTTAACAGAGAGCTACAGAAGGAAACGGACCAAAA AGATGCCCTCATCAAAATGAAGGATGTTTATgagaaaaatccccaaatggGTGATCCAAGCAGTTTGCAACCAAAATTAACTGAGACTATGAGCAACATGGACCGTCTTCGGatggaaatacataaaaatgag gccTGGCTCTCTGAAGTTGAAGGTAAAGTGGCAGCCAGAAGCGACAGGCGGCACAGCAGCGATATCAACCACCTTGTAACACAGGGCCGAGAGAG CCCTGAAGGGAGCTACACGGATGATGCAAATCAGGAAGTTCGCAGTCCACCACAGCAACACACTCATCCAAATGAGTTTGATGATGAGTTTGAAGATGATGATCCGTTACCAGCTATAGGACATTGCAAGGCTATATATCCATTTGATG GTCATAATGAAGGCACTCTAGCAATGAAAGAAGGGGAAATTTTGTACATTATTGAGGAGGACAAAGGAGATGGGTGGACAAGAGCTCGAAGACATAATGGAGAGGAAGGCTATGTGCCAACATCTTATATAGATGTAACGCtagagaaaaacagcaaaggtGCAGTAACCTATATCTAA
- the FNBP1L gene encoding formin-binding protein 1-like isoform X4: MQNEDVIALHQVYCVEKPDLKDQFDNLDKHTQWGIDFLEKYAKFVKERIEIEQNYAKQLRNLVKKYCPKRSPKDEEPRFTSCIAFFNILNELNDYAGQREVVAEEMGHRVYGELMRYSHDLKTERKMHLQEGRKAQQYLDMCWKQMDNSKKKFERECREAEKAQQSYERLDNDTNATKADVEKAKQQLNLRTHMADENKNEYAAQLQNFNGEQHKHYYIVIPQIYKQLQEMDERRTIKLSECYKGFADSERKVIPIISKCLEGMILAAKSVDEHRDSQLVIDCFKSGFEPPGDFPFEDYSQNIYRTISDGTISTPKQEGMRIDSKTTVGKAKGKLWLFGKKPKGPALEDFSHLPPEQRRKKLQQRIDELNRELQKETDQKDALIKMKDVYEKNPQMGDPSSLQPKLTETMSNMDRLRMEIHKNEAWLSEVEGKVAARSDRRHSSDINHLVTQGRESPEGSYTDDANQEVRSPPQQHTHPNEFDDEFEDDDPLPAIGHCKAIYPFDGHNEGTLAMKEGEILYIIEEDKGDGWTRARRHNGEEGYVPTSYIDVTLEKNSKGAVTYI; encoded by the exons gatcAGTTCGATAACTTGGACAAGCATACACAGTGGGGCATTGACTTCTTGGAGAAATATGCAAAATTTGTGAAAGAAAGGATAGAAATCGAGCAAAACTATGCAAAACAACTGAG GAATCTCGTTAAGAAGTACTGTCCTAAACGTTCACCAAAAGATGAGGAACCCAG GTTTACTTCGTGTATTGCCTTTTTTAACATCCTGAATGAGTTGAATGACTATGCAGGACAACGAGAAGTAGTTGCAGAAGAAATGGGACACAGAGTGTATGGAGAATTGATGAGATATTCTCATGATctaaaaactgagagaaaaatg cATCTTCAGGAAGGGCGAAAGGCTCAGCAGTATCTGGACATGTGCTGGAAACAGATGGATAAT agcaaaaagaaatttgagaGAGAAtgcagagaggcagagaaggCACAGCAAAGCTATGAACGACTGGACAACGACACTAATGCGACAAAGGCTGATGTTGAGAAG GCCAAGCAGCAGTTAAACCTGCGCACACATATGgctgatgaaaacaaaaatgaatatGCTGCACAACTACAGAACTTTAATGGGGAACAGCACAAACACTACTACATTGTCATTCCTCAGATTTATAAG CAACTTCAAGAAATGGATGAAAGAAGGACTATCAAACTTAGTGAATGTTACAAAGGCTTTGCTGACTCTGAGCGCAAAGTTATTCCAATAATCTCTAAATGTTTAGAAGGGATGATCCTTGCAGCAAAGTCAGTCGATGAACACAGA GACTCACAACTAGTGATAGACTGCTTCAAATCTGGTTTTGAACCTCCTGGAGATTTTCCATTTGAAGACTACAGTCAGAATATTTACAGAACTATCTCTGATGGAACCATCAGTACACCAAAGCAGGAAGGAATGAGAATTGATTCAAAAACTACAGTTGGCAAGGCTAAAGGAAAGCTGTGGCTGTTTGGAAAGAAACCAAAG GGCCCTGCACTAGAAGACTTCAGCCATCTCCCTCCAGAACAAAGACGCAAGAAACTGCAACAGAGGATTGATGAACTTAACAGAGAGCTACAGAAGGAAACGGACCAAAA AGATGCCCTCATCAAAATGAAGGATGTTTATgagaaaaatccccaaatggGTGATCCAAGCAGTTTGCAACCAAAATTAACTGAGACTATGAGCAACATGGACCGTCTTCGGatggaaatacataaaaatgag gccTGGCTCTCTGAAGTTGAAGGTAAAGTGGCAGCCAGAAGCGACAGGCGGCACAGCAGCGATATCAACCACCTTGTAACACAGGGCCGAGAGAG CCCTGAAGGGAGCTACACGGATGATGCAAATCAGGAAGTTCGCAGTCCACCACAGCAACACACTCATCCAAATGAGTTTGATGATGAGTTTGAAGATGATGATCCGTTACCAGCTATAGGACATTGCAAGGCTATATATCCATTTGATG GTCATAATGAAGGCACTCTAGCAATGAAAGAAGGGGAAATTTTGTACATTATTGAGGAGGACAAAGGAGATGGGTGGACAAGAGCTCGAAGACATAATGGAGAGGAAGGCTATGTGCCAACATCTTATATAGATGTAACGCtagagaaaaacagcaaaggtGCAGTAACCTATATCTAA
- the FNBP1L gene encoding formin-binding protein 1-like isoform X1, whose amino-acid sequence MQNEDVIALHQVYCVEKPDLKDQFDNLDKHTQWGIDFLEKYAKFVKERIEIEQNYAKQLRNLVKKYCPKRSPKDEEPRFTSCIAFFNILNELNDYAGQREVVAEEMGHRVYGELMRYSHDLKTERKMHLQEGRKAQQYLDMCWKQMDNSKKKFERECREAEKAQQSYERLDNDTNATKADVEKAKQQLNLRTHMADENKNEYAAQLQNFNGEQHKHYYIVIPQIYKQLQEMDERRTIKLSECYKGFADSERKVIPIISKCLEGMILAAKSVDEHRDSQLVIDCFKSGFEPPGDFPFEDYSQNIYRTISDGTISTPKQEGMRIDSKTTVGKAKGKLWLFGKKPKPQSPPLTPTSLYTSSTPNGSQYPIFSIEPVHYCMSDIKTGKPRIPSFRSLKRGWSVKMGPALEDFSHLPPEQRRKKLQQRIDELNRELQKETDQKDALIKMKDVYEKNPQMGDPSSLQPKLTETMSNMDRLRMEIHKNEAWLSEVEGKVAARSDRRHSSDINHLVTQGRESPEGSYTDDANQEVRSPPQQHTHPNEFDDEFEDDDPLPAIGHCKAIYPFDGHNEGTLAMKEGEILYIIEEDKGDGWTRARRHNGEEGYVPTSYIDVTLEKNSKGAVTYI is encoded by the exons gatcAGTTCGATAACTTGGACAAGCATACACAGTGGGGCATTGACTTCTTGGAGAAATATGCAAAATTTGTGAAAGAAAGGATAGAAATCGAGCAAAACTATGCAAAACAACTGAG GAATCTCGTTAAGAAGTACTGTCCTAAACGTTCACCAAAAGATGAGGAACCCAG GTTTACTTCGTGTATTGCCTTTTTTAACATCCTGAATGAGTTGAATGACTATGCAGGACAACGAGAAGTAGTTGCAGAAGAAATGGGACACAGAGTGTATGGAGAATTGATGAGATATTCTCATGATctaaaaactgagagaaaaatg cATCTTCAGGAAGGGCGAAAGGCTCAGCAGTATCTGGACATGTGCTGGAAACAGATGGATAAT agcaaaaagaaatttgagaGAGAAtgcagagaggcagagaaggCACAGCAAAGCTATGAACGACTGGACAACGACACTAATGCGACAAAGGCTGATGTTGAGAAG GCCAAGCAGCAGTTAAACCTGCGCACACATATGgctgatgaaaacaaaaatgaatatGCTGCACAACTACAGAACTTTAATGGGGAACAGCACAAACACTACTACATTGTCATTCCTCAGATTTATAAG CAACTTCAAGAAATGGATGAAAGAAGGACTATCAAACTTAGTGAATGTTACAAAGGCTTTGCTGACTCTGAGCGCAAAGTTATTCCAATAATCTCTAAATGTTTAGAAGGGATGATCCTTGCAGCAAAGTCAGTCGATGAACACAGA GACTCACAACTAGTGATAGACTGCTTCAAATCTGGTTTTGAACCTCCTGGAGATTTTCCATTTGAAGACTACAGTCAGAATATTTACAGAACTATCTCTGATGGAACCATCAGTACACCAAAGCAGGAAGGAATGAGAATTGATTCAAAAACTACAGTTGGCAAGGCTAAAGGAAAGCTGTGGCTGTTTGGAAAGAAACCAAAG CCACAATCCCCACCCCTAACCCCTACTAGTTTATACACATCCAGTACTCCTAATGGGTCCCAGTATCCCATATTCTCCATTGAACCAGTGCATTATTGCATGAGTGACATAAAAACAGGGAAGCCCAGAATTCCTTCTTTCAGAAGCCTCAAAAGAGGG TGGTCGGTGAAGATG GGCCCTGCACTAGAAGACTTCAGCCATCTCCCTCCAGAACAAAGACGCAAGAAACTGCAACAGAGGATTGATGAACTTAACAGAGAGCTACAGAAGGAAACGGACCAAAA AGATGCCCTCATCAAAATGAAGGATGTTTATgagaaaaatccccaaatggGTGATCCAAGCAGTTTGCAACCAAAATTAACTGAGACTATGAGCAACATGGACCGTCTTCGGatggaaatacataaaaatgag gccTGGCTCTCTGAAGTTGAAGGTAAAGTGGCAGCCAGAAGCGACAGGCGGCACAGCAGCGATATCAACCACCTTGTAACACAGGGCCGAGAGAG CCCTGAAGGGAGCTACACGGATGATGCAAATCAGGAAGTTCGCAGTCCACCACAGCAACACACTCATCCAAATGAGTTTGATGATGAGTTTGAAGATGATGATCCGTTACCAGCTATAGGACATTGCAAGGCTATATATCCATTTGATG GTCATAATGAAGGCACTCTAGCAATGAAAGAAGGGGAAATTTTGTACATTATTGAGGAGGACAAAGGAGATGGGTGGACAAGAGCTCGAAGACATAATGGAGAGGAAGGCTATGTGCCAACATCTTATATAGATGTAACGCtagagaaaaacagcaaaggtGCAGTAACCTATATCTAA
- the FNBP1L gene encoding formin-binding protein 1-like isoform X2 codes for MQNEDVIALHQVYCVEKPDLKDQFDNLDKHTQWGIDFLEKYAKFVKERIEIEQNYAKQLRNLVKKYCPKRSPKDEEPRFTSCIAFFNILNELNDYAGQREVVAEEMGHRVYGELMRYSHDLKTERKMHLQEGRKAQQYLDMCWKQMDNSKKKFERECREAEKAQQSYERLDNDTNATKADVEKAKQQLNLRTHMADENKNEYAAQLQNFNGEQHKHYYIVIPQIYKQLQEMDERRTIKLSECYKGFADSERKVIPIISKCLEGMILAAKSVDEHRDSQLVIDCFKSGFEPPGDFPFEDYSQNIYRTISDGTISTPKQEGMRIDSKTTVGKAKGKLWLFGKKPKPQSPPLTPTSLYTSSTPNGSQYPIFSIEPVHYCMSDIKTGKPRIPSFRSLKRGWSVKMGPALEDFSHLPPEQRRKKLQQRIDELNRELQKETDQKDALIKMKDVYEKNPQMGDPSSLQPKLTETMSNMDRLRMEIHKNEAWLSEVEGKVAARSDRRHSSDINHLVTQGRESPEGSYTDDANQEVRSPPQQHTHPNEFDDEFEDDDPLPAIGHCKAIYPFDGHNEGTLAMKEGEILYIIEEDKGDGWTRARRHNGEEGYVPTSYIDVTLEKNSKGS; via the exons gatcAGTTCGATAACTTGGACAAGCATACACAGTGGGGCATTGACTTCTTGGAGAAATATGCAAAATTTGTGAAAGAAAGGATAGAAATCGAGCAAAACTATGCAAAACAACTGAG GAATCTCGTTAAGAAGTACTGTCCTAAACGTTCACCAAAAGATGAGGAACCCAG GTTTACTTCGTGTATTGCCTTTTTTAACATCCTGAATGAGTTGAATGACTATGCAGGACAACGAGAAGTAGTTGCAGAAGAAATGGGACACAGAGTGTATGGAGAATTGATGAGATATTCTCATGATctaaaaactgagagaaaaatg cATCTTCAGGAAGGGCGAAAGGCTCAGCAGTATCTGGACATGTGCTGGAAACAGATGGATAAT agcaaaaagaaatttgagaGAGAAtgcagagaggcagagaaggCACAGCAAAGCTATGAACGACTGGACAACGACACTAATGCGACAAAGGCTGATGTTGAGAAG GCCAAGCAGCAGTTAAACCTGCGCACACATATGgctgatgaaaacaaaaatgaatatGCTGCACAACTACAGAACTTTAATGGGGAACAGCACAAACACTACTACATTGTCATTCCTCAGATTTATAAG CAACTTCAAGAAATGGATGAAAGAAGGACTATCAAACTTAGTGAATGTTACAAAGGCTTTGCTGACTCTGAGCGCAAAGTTATTCCAATAATCTCTAAATGTTTAGAAGGGATGATCCTTGCAGCAAAGTCAGTCGATGAACACAGA GACTCACAACTAGTGATAGACTGCTTCAAATCTGGTTTTGAACCTCCTGGAGATTTTCCATTTGAAGACTACAGTCAGAATATTTACAGAACTATCTCTGATGGAACCATCAGTACACCAAAGCAGGAAGGAATGAGAATTGATTCAAAAACTACAGTTGGCAAGGCTAAAGGAAAGCTGTGGCTGTTTGGAAAGAAACCAAAG CCACAATCCCCACCCCTAACCCCTACTAGTTTATACACATCCAGTACTCCTAATGGGTCCCAGTATCCCATATTCTCCATTGAACCAGTGCATTATTGCATGAGTGACATAAAAACAGGGAAGCCCAGAATTCCTTCTTTCAGAAGCCTCAAAAGAGGG TGGTCGGTGAAGATG GGCCCTGCACTAGAAGACTTCAGCCATCTCCCTCCAGAACAAAGACGCAAGAAACTGCAACAGAGGATTGATGAACTTAACAGAGAGCTACAGAAGGAAACGGACCAAAA AGATGCCCTCATCAAAATGAAGGATGTTTATgagaaaaatccccaaatggGTGATCCAAGCAGTTTGCAACCAAAATTAACTGAGACTATGAGCAACATGGACCGTCTTCGGatggaaatacataaaaatgag gccTGGCTCTCTGAAGTTGAAGGTAAAGTGGCAGCCAGAAGCGACAGGCGGCACAGCAGCGATATCAACCACCTTGTAACACAGGGCCGAGAGAG CCCTGAAGGGAGCTACACGGATGATGCAAATCAGGAAGTTCGCAGTCCACCACAGCAACACACTCATCCAAATGAGTTTGATGATGAGTTTGAAGATGATGATCCGTTACCAGCTATAGGACATTGCAAGGCTATATATCCATTTGATG GTCATAATGAAGGCACTCTAGCAATGAAAGAAGGGGAAATTTTGTACATTATTGAGGAGGACAAAGGAGATGGGTGGACAAGAGCTCGAAGACATAATGGAGAGGAAGGCTATGTGCCAACATCTTATATAGATGTAACGCtagagaaaaacagcaaag GTTCCTGA